The genomic DNA CGGCCTTGGAGGATCTGACCTGCGCGGCGGCCCGGAGCCGAGGACGGTTCTGGCTCGCCGACCGGCCCGACACACTGCTGCACTGGGACGCCGCCGGGGGTGCGCTGTGCGTGGAGAACGCGGGGCCCTGGCTGGCCTCGCTGCCGGACGCGGCCTGGGACCTGGTCCCACCGGTGCGCCGGGCCGCCGCCGCGCTGGACTGGCACCCGGAGCACGGGGACTGCTGCCAGCACCTGGTCTTCACCTCGCCGGGCCTGGACCGCGACGGCCTCGAACTCCTTCTGGAGTCCTGCCTGTTGACCGACACCGAGTACGCCGCGGGCCGCGCCGCCTGGCAACAGCTGCCGCCCGCCTTCGACACCCTCCTGGAGGCCTGATGCCCCGCAAGCCCGTCCGCAAGGTCGCGTCCACGCCGCGGCCGAACCCCCTGGACCAGAACGGCATCACCTACATCGACTACAAGGACACCGATCTGCTGCGGAAGTTCCTCTCCGACCGAGGCAAGATCCGCAGCCGCCGGGTCACCCGCGTGACGGCCCAGCAGCAGCGGCTGCTGGCGAGGGCCGTCAAGAACGCGCGGGAGATGGCGCTGCTGCCGTACTCCAGCCGCTGATCCCGAAGCCGGGCACCGGTACACGACGCCTCCGCGCGGTACGACGCCCTCCGCGCGGTACACGACGCCCTCCGCGCGGTACACGATGACGTTCGTGCGGTACACGATGACGTTCGTGCCGCGGCCCCGACTCCGGCTTCTCCGGCACGGTCTACGTGCGGGTTCTCGCGTTCTCGGCCCGGCGGACGCCGCGCGTCCGCCGGGCCGACGCCGACCCCGCCCGTCCCGCGGACTGGACCATTACGTGGACACTGGAACAGGAAGGCCGCGGTACGCGTCTGTTCCTAGTACATGAGGGATTCGATCCGGACGACCCGGCACGGCTGATGGCGCGGAAAATCATGGACGGGGGCTGGAGATCGCATGTGGTGCGAGCTCCGGGGAAAGCGCTTGAGCGACTGGTCAAGCAACCGTAAAAGCTGTAATCGCGGGACCACCCCCCGTGCACGTGCATCTGCTCATGCATCTGCATGTGAACGGAGTTATGATCCGGGGCAGTTGACCACTGCATCAATGGCCACATCAGCCAATGCACCACCCGGGGAGCGACCTGTGGACCACGACGTGTACGACGTGGATGACGTGTACAACGGCATGGCTGCGACGAGGCTGCACGGGGCGGCCTGGCAGAAGAGCAGGCACAGCAACTCGCAGGGGTCCTGCGTGGAGTTCGCCCGGCTGCCCGGGGGTGAGGTGGCGGTGCGGAATTCGCGGTTCCCCGACGGGCCGGCGCTCGTCTACACCCGTGCCGAGATAGAGGCCATGCTCCTCGGCATCAAGGACGGCGAGTTCGATCACCTGATCGTCGGCGGCTGAACCCACGACGCGCGGCAATCGCGCGACGACCCTGCGTGACGCGCGTAGAACCGCGGCGCACAAAGGCGCCGCGGTGTGTAACACGCGTAGATACGGGGCGTCAGAAAACGCCGTGGTGCATTACTCGGAAGCCGGATTGTGGGTCAGCCGGAACAGCGCCCAGACCACCTTGCCGTTGAACGCGGCGGTGACCGCGTGTCCGCGCCCCGACTCGTGGTGCGGGCTCGGTGACGGGTGCCAGCCCCAGCTGTCCGCGAACGAGTCGACCAGGAACAGGCCGCGGCCCGACTCCGCCGAGAAGTCCTCCGACTCCCGTGCGACGGGACTGTCGTGGCTGGGGTCGCGCACGGCGCACACCAGTCGCGAGGTCCAGCGCATCAAGTGGAGCCGCACGGGCGGGTCCTGCTCGTTCGTGCGCGGGGTGTCCGAG from Streptomyces avermitilis MA-4680 = NBRC 14893 includes the following:
- a CDS encoding DUF397 domain-containing protein, whose amino-acid sequence is MDHDVYDVDDVYNGMAATRLHGAAWQKSRHSNSQGSCVEFARLPGGEVAVRNSRFPDGPALVYTRAEIEAMLLGIKDGEFDHLIVGG
- a CDS encoding ATP-binding protein, with the translated sequence MLEPLRQGLPPLDPAAVSNAASCALPARYEAVREARQFTRRTLDQWDAGDRFDDICLVVSELVTNALRHALPSDTPRTNEQDPPVRLHLMRWTSRLVCAVRDPSHDSPVARESEDFSAESGRGLFLVDSFADSWGWHPSPSPHHESGRGHAVTAAFNGKVVWALFRLTHNPASE
- a CDS encoding SRPBCC family protein, which codes for MRVLAFSARRTPRVRRADADPARPADWTITWTLEQEGRGTRLFLVHEGFDPDDPARLMARKIMDGGWRSHVVRAPGKALERLVKQP
- the rpsR gene encoding 30S ribosomal protein S18, whose amino-acid sequence is MPRKPVRKVASTPRPNPLDQNGITYIDYKDTDLLRKFLSDRGKIRSRRVTRVTAQQQRLLARAVKNAREMALLPYSSR